CCGGGCAGCCATCTCCGCCGGCTCGTAGATGTTGCGCCCGTCGAGAACCACGGGCTGGTTCATGAAACCTTTGATCTTATCCCAGTCGAGTTGCTTGAACTCGTTCCATTCGGTGATGATCAGCAGCGCATCGGCCTCCTTAGCCACATCGTAAGCCGTGCGGCAGAAGGTGATTTCAGGAATGATCTCGGCGGCCCGTTCCATCGCCACCGGGTCATACGCCTTGATCCGCGCACCCTCGCGCAACAGGGCGCGGATAATGTCTACGCTGGGCGCCTCGCGCATATCGTCGGTATTCGGCTTGAACGACAACCCCAGCACACCCACGCACTTGCCGGTGAGATTGCCAAGCAGCGTGATGACCTTCTCCACAAAGCGATCGCGGGCGCTCTGGTTGATGTCCATCACCGCCTGCAACAACTGCGGGTGGCACCCCGCCGAGGCCGCCAT
This genomic stretch from Chloroflexaceae bacterium harbors:
- a CDS encoding UDP-glucose 6-dehydrogenase, whose protein sequence is MAASAGCHPQLLQAVMDINQSARDRFVEKVITLLGNLTGKCVGVLGLSFKPNTDDMREAPSVDIIRALLREGARIKAYDPVAMERAAEIIPEITFCRTAYDVAKEADALLIITEWNEFKQLDWDKIKGFMNQPVVLDGRNIYEPAEMAARGFVYCGVGRGSQPVLAAQGEDRLR